The following are from one region of the Heliangelus exortis chromosome 2, bHelExo1.hap1, whole genome shotgun sequence genome:
- the BHLHE22 gene encoding LOW QUALITY PROTEIN: class E basic helix-loop-helix protein 22 (The sequence of the model RefSeq protein was modified relative to this genomic sequence to represent the inferred CDS: deleted 1 base in 1 codon), producing MERALGLPAEEDLFHKSLAASAKRMESAFRSPPGLDLSHPRDRQPSPLACYEAAEPEALLQPGVGGDPLALPPGSVCVKYGESASRSSVAESSGGEQSPDDDSDGRCELVLRGAGGDPRVASPAAGGGGGGGGGGGLKAAEGGCSNSHGHGGSKKSKEQKALRLNINARERRRMHDLNDALDELRAVIPYAHSPSVRKLSKIATLLLAKNYILMQAQALEEMRRLVAYLNQGQAISAASLPSSAAAAAAAAAALHPALGAYEQAAGYPFSAGLPPATSCPEKCAIFNSVSSSLCKQCTEKP from the exons ATGGAGCGGGCGCTGGGGCTGCCCGCAGAAGAGGACCTCTTCCACAAGAGCCTCGCCGCCTCGGCCAAGCGCATGGAGTCCGCCTTCCGCTCACCCCCGGGGCTCGACCTCTCCCACCCCCGCGACCGCCAGCCCTCGCCGCTCGCCTGCTACGAGGCGGCGGAGCCCGAGGCGCTGCTGCAGCCCGGCGTCGGCGGCGACCCGCTGGCGCTGCCGCCGGGCTCCGTCTGCGTCAAGTACGGCGAGAGCGCCAGCCGCAGCTCGGTGGCCGAGAGCAGCGGCGGCGAACAGAGCCCCGACGACGACAGCGACGGCCGCTGCGAGCTGGTCCTGCGCGGCGCC GGGGGGGACCCGCGCGTCGCCTCgccggcggcgggcggcggcggcggcggcggggggggcggggggctgAAGGCGGCCGAGGGTGGCTGCTCCAACAGCCACGGGCACGGCGGCAGCAAGAAGTCCAAGGAACAGAAGGCGCTGCGCCTCAACATCAACGCGCGGGAGCGGCGGCGGATGCACGACCTGAACGACGCGCTGGACGAGCTACGGGCGGTCATCCCCTACGCGCACAGCCCCTCGGTGCGGAAGCTCTCCAAGATCGCCACGCTCCTCCTGGCCAAGAACTACATCCTGATGCAGGCGCAGGCCCTGGAGGAGATGCGGCGCCTGGTGGCTTATCTCAACCAGGGCCAGGCCATCTCGGCcgcctccctgcccagctccgccgcggcggcggcggcggcggcggctgcgcTGCACCCCGCCCTCGGCGCCTACGAGCAGGCGGCCGGCTACCCCTTCAGCGCCGGGCTGCCCCCCGCCACCTCCTGCCCGGAGAAATGTGCCATTTTCAACAGCgtctcctccagcctctgcaaACAGTGCACGGAGAAGCCTTAA